The bacterium nucleotide sequence CGCGGGCCACCGCATCGAGGTCTTCCTGGGCGATGAGGGTGAGGTGCCGGCCGCCGCCCGGGTGCTGCGAATACGTGCCCGTCCCGGCGGCATAACGGTCGCCCTCGATCCCCTTCCCGGCCGTCGTCCGCACCTTCTCCATATGCTGCGGCAGCGTTCCCGCCTCGGGG carries:
- a CDS encoding MOSC domain-containing protein encodes the protein MTADNFGRVAGIYITPEAGTLPQHMEKVRTTAGKGIEGDRYAAGTGTYSQHPGGGRHLTLIAQEDLDAVAR